A region of Kribbella sp. NBC_01245 DNA encodes the following proteins:
- a CDS encoding MFS transporter has translation MFEKSTRPALVLAAVAVVQFMVSLDLSVVNLGLPQIAAALGFTEVGLTWVIHAYALSFGGLLLLGGKLADRYGRKRVLLLGLALFGLASLVGGFAQEAGHLVAARAAQGVGAAALAPAALSLLTSTFPTGKPRVRAFGVWSAMNAAGGALGVLIGGVLTEYASWRWVMFVNVPMVAVALVLTWRSVPADPPAARRGRPDVLGAVLATAGMTLLVFGVVRTDRYAWTSPVTWATLAIAVALLTAFVYVERTTTRDPLIRLGLFTNRAVAGANAYNLLLGAAMASAFYFASLYLQRVLGTGPAMTGFQFLPLALGVVVGSVLAVKLGYRFPARVLLTVGGLLTAAGFAWFGFISADGSYVVDVLGPSIVIAIGFGLCLGPVVSTATMGVAPHETGTASGLLASSRQIGASLGLAALGTAANERTGATRTLEALNDGYALGLSLGAALLAGSVLIALTVLPRTSEEAAAGDVATKLTKTGAR, from the coding sequence ATGTTCGAAAAGTCTACTCGCCCCGCCCTCGTCCTTGCCGCGGTGGCCGTCGTGCAGTTCATGGTTTCGCTGGATCTGTCGGTCGTGAACCTCGGACTTCCGCAGATCGCCGCCGCCCTCGGCTTCACCGAAGTGGGCCTGACCTGGGTCATCCACGCGTACGCCCTCTCCTTCGGCGGCCTGCTCCTCCTCGGCGGCAAGCTCGCCGACCGGTACGGCCGCAAGCGCGTGCTGCTGCTCGGGCTCGCGTTGTTCGGCCTCGCCTCACTCGTCGGCGGTTTCGCCCAGGAGGCCGGTCACCTTGTCGCCGCCCGTGCCGCCCAGGGCGTCGGCGCCGCCGCATTGGCGCCGGCCGCGCTGTCCCTGCTGACCTCGACCTTCCCCACCGGCAAGCCCCGCGTCCGGGCGTTTGGCGTGTGGAGCGCGATGAACGCCGCCGGCGGCGCGCTCGGCGTACTGATCGGCGGCGTGCTCACCGAGTACGCCAGCTGGCGTTGGGTGATGTTCGTGAATGTGCCGATGGTCGCCGTCGCACTGGTTCTGACCTGGCGCAGCGTCCCCGCGGATCCGCCCGCTGCGCGCCGCGGCCGCCCTGACGTACTGGGTGCTGTCCTGGCCACGGCCGGAATGACGTTGCTCGTGTTCGGCGTCGTCCGCACCGACCGGTACGCGTGGACCTCGCCGGTCACCTGGGCGACCCTCGCAATCGCCGTCGCCTTGCTGACCGCGTTCGTGTACGTCGAGCGGACCACCACCCGAGACCCGCTGATCCGGCTTGGCCTGTTCACCAATCGCGCGGTCGCCGGCGCCAACGCGTACAACCTCCTACTCGGCGCCGCCATGGCCTCGGCCTTCTATTTCGCGTCCCTCTACCTTCAGCGAGTGCTCGGGACCGGCCCGGCCATGACCGGGTTCCAGTTCCTGCCGCTCGCACTCGGCGTGGTCGTCGGCTCTGTGCTCGCCGTCAAACTCGGCTACCGTTTCCCGGCCCGGGTCCTCTTGACCGTGGGCGGACTGCTGACCGCGGCCGGGTTCGCCTGGTTCGGATTCATCAGCGCCGACGGCTCCTACGTCGTCGACGTACTCGGCCCGTCGATCGTCATCGCCATCGGCTTCGGGCTCTGCCTCGGACCGGTCGTCTCCACCGCCACCATGGGTGTCGCGCCCCACGAGACGGGCACCGCCTCCGGCTTGCTCGCCAGTTCACGTCAGATCGGTGCCTCGCTCGGACTGGCCGCCCTCGGCACCGCCGCCAACGAGCGAACCGGCGCGACCCGCACACTCGAGGCCCTCAACGACGGGTACGCGCTCGGCCTGTCACTCGGCGCCGCGCTCTTGGCCGGTTCCGTCCTCATCGCCCTCACCGTGCTGCCCCGTACGAGCGAAGAGGCAGCGGCAGGCGACGTCGCGACGAAGTTGACGAAGACGGGAGCGCGATGA
- the pepN gene encoding aminopeptidase N, which yields MPGTNLTRNEARARAGLISDVRYAVDLDLTGAAGGAATFPSITTVNFTAEPGAATFADLIASTVHEITLNGRSLDPATVYDGARIQLDDLATSNELRVVADCVYSRTGEGLHRSVDPADKETYLYTQFEVPDARRVFATFEQPDLKAPFTFTVTAPARWVVISNAPTPEPTTYKGENGEELGRWEFPPTKPMSTYITAVVAGPYHVVTDAYEGPHGTYPMALLCRPSIKHALDTEDLFEVTKQGFELFEKAFGTPYPFEKYDQAFVPEYNMGAMENAGCVTLRDEYLFRSRTTQAELESRANTVLHELAHMWFGDLVTMTWWDDLWLNESFAEWASHWAQATATTKYADAWTTFCNARKNWAYRQDQLPSTHPIAADMVDFHAVEVNFDGITYAKGASTLRQLVAFVGEETFIAALKEYFADHAFGNTELTDLLKPLEKASGRDLDDWTERWLRTAGVNTLRADFTVDASGAFSSFAIEQTAAAEFPTLRPHRLAVGLYNKTDAGLVRTERFEVDIDGVRTELAELVGATQPDLVLLNDDDLTYAKIRLDERSRETLVSSGGALTESLPRALTWGAAWDMTRDAEMPASQYVAFVLGGIRGESDLTAVRSLLLQATAAINSYAAPENRADLRAQLESALAELVASAEGGSDHQLAFARAYIASVFSAEGADRLAGWLAGTELPDGLVIDTDLRWTLLAGLARLGRIDADTIDDELTRDTTITGQERAAQALAARPTAEAKAAAWHTAVESEDTPNETQFRTIMGFTQPGQEELLRPYVGKYLEAAKDVYGRLGSSMGENVLVYLAPKGLPEQATLDALTGWLETESSSVDAPTLRYVSEARADLARALAAQGCDAAR from the coding sequence ATGCCTGGAACCAACCTGACGCGCAATGAAGCGCGCGCCCGTGCCGGACTGATCAGCGATGTCCGGTACGCCGTCGACCTGGATCTCACCGGTGCCGCGGGGGGCGCCGCGACGTTCCCGTCCATCACCACGGTGAACTTCACCGCCGAGCCCGGGGCCGCCACCTTCGCGGACCTGATCGCCTCGACCGTGCACGAGATCACCCTGAACGGCCGATCGCTCGATCCCGCCACCGTGTACGACGGGGCCCGGATCCAGCTGGACGACCTGGCGACGAGCAACGAACTGCGCGTGGTCGCGGACTGCGTCTACTCGCGCACCGGCGAAGGGCTGCACCGCTCGGTCGACCCGGCCGACAAGGAGACCTACCTCTACACCCAGTTCGAGGTGCCCGACGCGCGCCGCGTGTTCGCCACGTTCGAGCAGCCGGACCTCAAGGCCCCTTTCACCTTCACGGTGACCGCGCCGGCCCGCTGGGTCGTCATCTCGAACGCGCCGACGCCCGAGCCCACGACGTACAAGGGTGAGAACGGCGAAGAGCTCGGCCGTTGGGAGTTCCCGCCGACCAAGCCGATGTCGACCTACATCACCGCCGTCGTCGCCGGGCCGTACCACGTCGTCACCGATGCGTACGAGGGCCCGCACGGCACTTACCCGATGGCGCTGCTGTGCCGGCCGTCGATCAAGCACGCGCTGGACACCGAGGACCTGTTCGAGGTGACCAAGCAGGGCTTCGAGCTGTTCGAGAAGGCGTTCGGCACGCCGTACCCGTTCGAGAAGTACGACCAGGCGTTCGTCCCGGAGTACAACATGGGCGCGATGGAGAACGCGGGCTGCGTGACCCTTCGCGACGAGTACCTCTTCCGCAGCCGCACCACCCAGGCCGAGCTGGAGAGCCGCGCCAACACGGTGCTGCACGAGCTCGCGCACATGTGGTTCGGCGACCTGGTCACGATGACCTGGTGGGACGACCTCTGGCTGAACGAGTCCTTCGCGGAATGGGCCAGCCACTGGGCGCAGGCCACCGCCACCACCAAGTACGCCGATGCCTGGACGACGTTCTGCAACGCCCGGAAGAACTGGGCCTACCGCCAGGACCAGCTGCCCTCGACGCACCCGATCGCGGCGGACATGGTCGACTTCCACGCGGTCGAGGTGAACTTCGACGGCATCACGTATGCCAAGGGCGCGTCCACGTTGCGCCAGCTGGTCGCGTTCGTCGGCGAGGAGACGTTCATCGCCGCGCTGAAGGAGTATTTCGCGGATCACGCCTTCGGCAACACGGAGTTGACCGATCTGCTCAAGCCGCTGGAGAAGGCGTCCGGGCGCGACCTGGACGACTGGACCGAGCGCTGGCTGCGTACGGCCGGCGTGAACACGCTGCGCGCCGACTTCACCGTCGACGCTTCTGGCGCGTTCTCGAGCTTCGCGATCGAGCAGACCGCGGCGGCGGAGTTCCCGACGCTGCGCCCGCATCGCCTCGCCGTCGGCCTCTACAACAAGACCGATGCGGGTCTGGTCCGGACCGAGCGCTTCGAGGTCGACATCGACGGCGTGCGGACCGAGCTGGCCGAGCTGGTCGGCGCGACGCAGCCCGACCTGGTGCTGCTGAACGACGATGACCTCACCTACGCGAAGATCCGGCTGGACGAGCGGTCGCGGGAGACCCTGGTCTCGTCCGGCGGCGCGCTGACCGAATCGTTGCCGAGGGCATTGACCTGGGGCGCGGCCTGGGACATGACGCGTGATGCCGAGATGCCCGCCAGCCAGTACGTCGCGTTCGTGCTCGGCGGTATCCGTGGCGAGTCCGACCTGACCGCCGTCCGGTCGTTGCTGCTGCAGGCCACGGCCGCGATCAACAGCTACGCGGCGCCGGAGAATCGCGCCGACCTGCGCGCGCAACTGGAGTCGGCACTGGCCGAGCTCGTCGCGAGCGCGGAGGGCGGCAGCGACCACCAGCTCGCGTTCGCCCGTGCGTACATCGCGTCGGTCTTCTCCGCCGAAGGCGCCGACCGGCTGGCCGGCTGGCTCGCGGGCACGGAGTTGCCGGATGGTCTGGTCATCGACACCGATCTGCGCTGGACCCTGCTGGCCGGTCTCGCCCGGCTCGGCCGGATCGACGCGGACACGATCGACGACGAGCTGACCCGCGACACCACCATCACCGGTCAGGAGCGGGCCGCCCAGGCGCTCGCCGCCCGGCCGACCGCCGAGGCCAAGGCCGCCGCGTGGCACACAGCCGTCGAGTCCGAGGACACCCCGAACGAGACGCAGTTCCGCACCATCATGGGCTTCACCCAGCCCGGCCAGGAGGAGCTGCTCCGGCCGTACGTCGGCAAGTACCTCGAGGCCGCGAAGGACGTCTACGGCCGGCTCGGCTCGTCCATGGGTGAGAACGTGCTGGTCTATCTCGCGCCGAAGGGTCTGCCCGAGCAGGCCACACTCGACGCGCTGACCGGCTGGCTCGAGACCGAGTCGTCCTCGGTCGACGCGCCCACCCTGCGGTACGTCAGTGAAGCCCGTGCCGATCTCGCCCGGGCGCTCGCGGCCCAGGGGTGCGACGCCGCCCGGTGA
- a CDS encoding TetR/AcrR family transcriptional regulator — protein MPRPPAPQGRTGRPRLTSRAQILAAARQLIDRDGWEKLTIRQLAAELGIGATTLYHHVRDKEDLLLLLITEYADQIPHPELPSEPRDRIIVAAIATHDALAAWPWAAEVLTVDGFIGRLGESALWFVETILAGAVGYGCTPAQSVHIFRSIWYYTVGEILVRARSAPDRATNERDLDITTRINQLDTTHLPHLSAIAHQWATLSAQNTYPPGLRALVDGLLSHATSPH, from the coding sequence ATGCCCCGACCACCAGCACCGCAAGGCCGCACCGGCCGGCCACGCCTGACGTCTCGTGCGCAGATCCTGGCGGCCGCTCGCCAGCTCATCGACCGGGATGGGTGGGAGAAGCTGACGATTCGCCAGCTGGCCGCAGAGCTCGGCATCGGGGCGACGACGCTGTATCACCACGTGCGGGATAAGGAGGATCTGCTACTTCTGCTGATCACGGAGTATGCGGATCAGATCCCGCATCCCGAGCTGCCGAGCGAGCCGCGGGACCGGATCATCGTGGCCGCCATTGCTACCCACGACGCCCTCGCGGCCTGGCCCTGGGCGGCGGAGGTCCTCACCGTCGACGGGTTCATCGGCCGGCTTGGTGAATCGGCCCTCTGGTTCGTCGAAACCATCCTGGCCGGAGCTGTCGGCTACGGATGCACGCCCGCGCAAAGCGTCCACATCTTCCGCAGCATCTGGTACTACACGGTCGGCGAAATCCTCGTCCGCGCCCGCTCCGCCCCCGACCGCGCCACCAACGAGCGCGACCTAGACATCACCACCCGCATCAACCAACTAGACACCACCCACCTACCCCACCTATCCGCCATCGCCCACCAATGGGCCACCCTGTCGGCCCAAAACACCTACCCCCCCGGCCTCCGCGCCCTAGTAGACGGCCTCCTATCCCACGCCACGTCCCCCCACTGA
- a CDS encoding nitroreductase family deazaflavin-dependent oxidoreductase, whose amino-acid sequence MAADNENEYEPSPAKWVRDQVRLIEESGGTKGTSAGGKPVILLTMRGAKSGLIRKVPLMRIEHDRRYVAVGSNGGSVKPPAWVANLLAGPRVTLQDGPERLEVVARLLAGDERAEWWERAVEGFRYYAGYQKKVARELPVFLLEPMEPSESESPE is encoded by the coding sequence ATGGCCGCTGACAACGAGAACGAGTACGAGCCCAGCCCGGCGAAGTGGGTCCGCGACCAGGTTCGCCTGATAGAGGAATCCGGCGGCACCAAGGGGACAAGCGCAGGCGGCAAGCCCGTCATCTTGCTGACGATGCGCGGTGCCAAGTCCGGCTTGATCCGCAAGGTCCCGTTGATGCGGATCGAGCACGACAGGCGGTACGTCGCGGTGGGGTCCAACGGCGGTTCCGTCAAACCCCCGGCCTGGGTGGCGAACCTGCTGGCGGGACCACGCGTGACCCTGCAGGACGGGCCTGAGCGGCTAGAGGTAGTTGCGCGGCTGTTGGCCGGCGACGAGCGTGCCGAGTGGTGGGAGCGGGCCGTGGAAGGTTTCCGCTACTACGCCGGTTACCAGAAGAAGGTGGCGCGCGAGCTGCCGGTGTTTCTGCTGGAGCCTATGGAGCCCAGCGAGTCGGAGTCCCCGGAGTAG
- a CDS encoding ribose-5-phosphate isomerase yields MRVHLGSDHAGFELKNHLLEHLIKAGHDVVDHGPVVYDAVDDYPPFCLRAAEATVAEADSLGIVIGGSGNGEQIAANKVKGARAALAWSVETARLAREHNNANLVGIGARMHPIEDVVSFVETFLATPYSDEDRHTRRIEMLSGYEETGELPPLPPSAS; encoded by the coding sequence ATGCGTGTGCATCTCGGCTCCGATCATGCCGGTTTCGAACTGAAGAACCACCTCCTCGAGCACCTGATCAAGGCGGGTCACGACGTCGTCGACCACGGCCCGGTCGTGTACGACGCCGTGGACGACTATCCGCCGTTCTGCCTGCGGGCGGCCGAGGCCACGGTCGCGGAGGCGGACAGCCTCGGCATCGTCATCGGCGGCTCGGGCAACGGCGAGCAGATCGCGGCGAACAAGGTCAAGGGCGCTCGCGCCGCACTGGCCTGGAGCGTCGAGACGGCCCGGCTGGCGCGTGAGCACAACAACGCGAACCTGGTCGGCATCGGCGCTCGCATGCATCCGATCGAGGACGTGGTGAGCTTCGTCGAGACCTTTCTCGCGACGCCGTACTCGGACGAGGACCGGCACACCCGCCGGATCGAGATGCTCAGCGGTTACGAGGAGACCGGCGAGCTGCCGCCCTTGCCGCCGTCCGCTTCCTGA
- a CDS encoding PP2C family protein-serine/threonine phosphatase: MSMRRAGYLSGSLVRRARESHALAAVGLMSLAVFLGVAALVMPLVIPVSALIIPVLIGGLLLKFRALVVLTCLSLALGSYAITAPDWYQPKVGIAVLAVVSWIVLAGAKVRTRLGVQGTRGESMLIELRDQLTMQGELPRLPAGWRAEVAIRSAGGASFAGDFVVSSTHGDILEVALVDVSGKGLDAGTRALLLSGAFGGLLGVVPVEEFLPAANHYLRRQDWDDDFATVVHVSVNMVTGEFEVRTAGHPPAIQFDAWSGRWQTRDADGPLLGLVDHPVFASNHGTLKQGDALFLYSDGMVETRRRDIGLGTDRLAGHAERLVGTGFKNAAEELVHEIGGPGDDSALVLIHRQVNPADLVLPTDCRRVKSQSLLRRRRSALIRIKSRTAA, translated from the coding sequence ATGAGCATGCGACGAGCCGGATATCTGTCCGGTTCGCTGGTCCGTCGTGCGCGCGAAAGCCACGCCCTGGCCGCGGTCGGGTTGATGTCACTCGCCGTGTTCCTGGGCGTCGCCGCCTTGGTGATGCCATTAGTGATACCCGTATCCGCGCTGATCATTCCTGTTCTGATCGGCGGATTGCTGCTGAAGTTCCGGGCGCTGGTGGTGCTGACCTGTCTGAGCCTCGCGCTGGGGTCGTACGCGATCACCGCGCCGGACTGGTATCAGCCGAAGGTCGGCATCGCCGTACTCGCGGTCGTCTCCTGGATCGTGCTGGCCGGGGCCAAGGTGCGGACCCGGCTCGGCGTCCAGGGCACCCGGGGCGAGTCGATGCTGATCGAACTGCGGGACCAGCTGACGATGCAGGGGGAGCTGCCCCGCCTACCGGCCGGCTGGCGGGCCGAGGTCGCCATCAGGTCGGCCGGGGGAGCGTCGTTCGCGGGGGACTTCGTCGTGTCCTCGACCCACGGCGACATCCTCGAGGTCGCGCTCGTCGACGTCTCCGGCAAGGGCCTCGATGCCGGCACGCGGGCGCTGCTGTTGTCCGGCGCGTTCGGCGGGCTGCTCGGAGTGGTGCCGGTGGAGGAGTTCCTCCCGGCCGCCAACCACTATCTGCGCCGTCAGGACTGGGACGACGACTTCGCGACGGTGGTGCATGTCTCGGTCAACATGGTGACGGGGGAGTTCGAGGTGCGGACGGCGGGCCATCCGCCGGCGATCCAGTTCGACGCGTGGTCAGGACGCTGGCAGACGCGGGACGCCGACGGGCCCTTGCTCGGTCTGGTCGACCACCCGGTCTTCGCCAGCAATCACGGCACTCTCAAGCAGGGCGACGCGCTGTTCCTTTACAGCGATGGCATGGTCGAGACCCGGCGCCGCGACATCGGTCTCGGTACGGACCGGCTGGCGGGTCATGCCGAGCGCCTCGTCGGGACCGGCTTCAAGAACGCCGCCGAGGAGCTCGTCCATGAGATCGGCGGCCCGGGCGATGACTCGGCGCTCGTGCTGATCCACCGCCAGGTCAACCCGGCCGACCTGGTCCTGCCCACCGATTGCCGCCGGGTGAAGTCCCAATCGCTCTTGCGCAGGCGCCGCTCGGCCCTGATCCGGATCAAGTCCCGGACCGCCGCCTGA
- a CDS encoding nitroreductase family deazaflavin-dependent oxidoreductase, whose amino-acid sequence MTTQNEYVPSPEKWVRDNVEAIESSGGTEGTGFNGMGVVLLTMKGAKTGAIRKVPVMRVEHDGVYAAVASLGGAPKNPVWYNNLVNDPNVTLQDGPNIGEFVAREIFGEERELWWERGVEAYPDYAEYQKKTDRIIPVFVLEPAKG is encoded by the coding sequence ATGACCACTCAAAACGAATACGTTCCCAGCCCGGAGAAGTGGGTCCGGGACAATGTCGAGGCGATCGAGAGTTCCGGCGGTACCGAGGGCACCGGCTTCAACGGCATGGGTGTCGTACTGCTCACTATGAAGGGCGCCAAGACCGGCGCGATCCGCAAGGTTCCGGTGATGCGGGTCGAGCACGATGGTGTCTATGCGGCGGTGGCCTCGCTCGGCGGCGCCCCGAAGAACCCGGTTTGGTACAACAACCTCGTCAACGATCCGAACGTGACGCTGCAGGACGGCCCGAACATCGGCGAGTTCGTCGCGCGGGAGATTTTCGGCGAAGAGCGCGAGCTGTGGTGGGAGCGTGGTGTCGAGGCCTACCCGGACTACGCCGAGTACCAGAAGAAGACCGATCGCATCATCCCGGTCTTCGTGCTGGAGCCTGCCAAGGGCTGA
- a CDS encoding MarR family winged helix-turn-helix transcriptional regulator, whose translation MPEPLEMTVTSADDLLALDRQVCFALAVASRNVIALYRPLLEPMGLTHPQYLVMLALWEDSPLTVKRLSELLALDPGTLSPLLKRLEAVGYVTRQRDPRDERALAVTLTESGRALREEALKIPPAIISRLGMSLPELESLHTALTQVIKAAAK comes from the coding sequence TTGCCCGAGCCGCTCGAGATGACGGTCACATCCGCGGACGACCTGCTGGCGCTCGATCGCCAGGTCTGTTTCGCGCTGGCGGTCGCGTCCCGCAACGTCATCGCGCTCTACCGGCCGCTGCTGGAGCCGATGGGTCTCACTCATCCGCAATACCTGGTGATGCTGGCGTTGTGGGAGGACTCGCCGCTCACGGTGAAGCGCCTGAGCGAGCTGCTCGCGCTCGACCCGGGCACGTTGTCGCCATTGCTCAAACGACTCGAAGCCGTCGGCTATGTGACCCGCCAGCGTGATCCCCGCGACGAGCGCGCGCTGGCGGTGACGCTGACCGAGTCCGGTCGGGCGCTGCGCGAGGAAGCGCTCAAGATCCCGCCGGCCATCATCAGCCGACTGGGCATGTCCCTGCCCGAGCTCGAATCCCTGCACACCGCCCTGACCCAGGTCATCAAAGCCGCCGCCAAATAG
- a CDS encoding Fpg/Nei family DNA glycosylase has protein sequence MPEGHTLHRLAADVFAAFGGRPVRASSPQGRFADGAARLDGRLLVQTEAHGKHFLGEFEGAGWLHIHLGLIGKMGFGDGPAPEPVGQVRLRLENGLAYADLRGATICELMTDGERDVLLGRLGPDPLRDDADPELAWKRIHKSQLPIGRLLMEQHVLSGVGNVYRAETLFRARLHPLTPGALVKKREWNGMWADLVELMKYGVETGRIDTVSDDHTPEAMGRDPRKDDHGGEVYVYRRHGQRCYVCQSVVRTEIMAGRNLFWCPKCQRTGLTRKA, from the coding sequence ATGCCTGAAGGTCACACCCTGCACCGCCTGGCGGCCGACGTCTTCGCGGCGTTCGGCGGCCGGCCCGTCCGGGCGAGCAGCCCGCAGGGCCGATTCGCCGACGGCGCCGCCCGGCTGGACGGCCGGTTGCTGGTCCAGACCGAGGCGCACGGCAAGCACTTCCTGGGTGAGTTCGAGGGCGCGGGCTGGCTGCACATCCACCTCGGCCTGATCGGCAAGATGGGCTTCGGCGACGGACCGGCGCCCGAACCGGTCGGTCAGGTCCGGCTCCGCCTCGAGAACGGCCTGGCGTACGCCGATCTGCGCGGCGCCACCATCTGCGAGCTGATGACCGACGGCGAGCGCGACGTACTGCTCGGCCGGCTCGGGCCCGACCCGCTGCGCGACGACGCCGATCCGGAACTGGCCTGGAAGCGGATCCACAAGAGCCAGCTGCCGATCGGCCGGTTGCTGATGGAGCAGCACGTGCTCAGCGGGGTCGGCAACGTCTATCGCGCCGAGACGCTGTTCCGGGCGCGGCTGCATCCGCTCACCCCGGGCGCGCTGGTGAAGAAGCGCGAGTGGAACGGCATGTGGGCCGACCTGGTCGAGCTGATGAAGTACGGCGTTGAGACCGGGCGGATCGACACCGTGAGCGACGACCACACCCCCGAGGCGATGGGCCGCGACCCGCGCAAGGACGACCACGGCGGCGAGGTCTACGTGTATCGCCGGCACGGTCAGCGGTGCTACGTGTGCCAGTCCGTGGTCCGTACGGAAATCATGGCCGGGCGCAATCTGTTCTGGTGCCCGAAGTGCCAGCGCACCGGTTTGACCAGAAAAGCTTGA
- a CDS encoding class F sortase gives MKHARPAAFIGGGLITVLGLVAVAIGGYLQFGQTTPSSKPGGVAGPSVESSRPVVSTPTPRTSTKPTPKPATKPTRTPSRTKATPAPRPAKPKKLLLPSLGITAPVVPIWMDGGSLTPPSNPRTVGWWSTGAMPGARQGSAVITGHTLHAGGGAFDDLEDLKPGDAVTVATTRGPIRYVVRTVVIYRKQALAKVAAKVMSQSVPGRLVLVTCEDWTGKVYLSNTVVTAVRVS, from the coding sequence ATGAAACATGCTCGGCCCGCCGCCTTCATCGGCGGCGGGCTGATCACTGTTCTGGGACTGGTCGCCGTCGCGATCGGTGGCTACCTTCAATTCGGTCAGACCACGCCATCATCGAAACCAGGCGGCGTCGCCGGGCCATCTGTTGAGTCCTCCCGGCCGGTCGTGAGTACGCCGACACCGCGAACGAGCACCAAGCCGACGCCGAAACCGGCCACCAAGCCGACCAGGACTCCGTCGCGGACCAAAGCAACGCCCGCGCCCCGGCCGGCAAAGCCCAAGAAGCTGCTGCTGCCCTCGCTCGGCATCACCGCGCCCGTGGTGCCGATCTGGATGGACGGCGGTTCGCTCACGCCGCCTTCGAACCCGCGCACGGTCGGCTGGTGGTCCACTGGCGCGATGCCTGGTGCGCGACAGGGCTCGGCCGTCATCACGGGGCATACCCTTCATGCCGGAGGTGGTGCGTTCGACGATCTGGAAGACCTCAAGCCAGGTGATGCCGTAACGGTTGCGACTACTCGCGGCCCGATTCGGTACGTCGTACGGACCGTGGTGATCTATCGCAAGCAGGCCCTCGCGAAAGTTGCGGCCAAAGTCATGAGTCAGAGCGTGCCGGGTCGGCTTGTCCTGGTGACGTGTGAGGACTGGACCGGCAAGGTCTACCTGAGCAATACCGTGGTCACTGCCGTACGCGTCAGCTGA
- a CDS encoding mycothiol-dependent nitroreductase Rv2466c family protein, which translates to MTTIPDTAPQSADFWFDPACPWAWMTSRWMLEVEQVRTVKTTWHVMSLAVLNEERDQDRSNQWAPVRVLIAAEQAHGNEVLLPLYTALGRRIHNERRGLSREVIVEALDEVGLPASLIEAADTDRYDDVLRKSHKAGIDLVGMDVGTPVISVNGMAFFGPVVTPAPKGDAAGKLWDGVLLVAGTEGFFEIKRTRDKDPIFD; encoded by the coding sequence ATGACCACAATCCCCGATACCGCCCCCCAATCCGCCGATTTCTGGTTCGACCCCGCCTGCCCCTGGGCCTGGATGACGTCTCGCTGGATGCTCGAGGTCGAGCAGGTCCGGACCGTGAAGACGACCTGGCATGTGATGAGCCTCGCAGTGCTGAACGAGGAGCGGGACCAGGACCGGTCGAACCAATGGGCGCCCGTCCGGGTCCTGATCGCGGCCGAGCAAGCCCACGGCAACGAGGTGCTGCTGCCGCTCTACACCGCTCTCGGCCGCCGCATCCACAACGAACGCCGAGGCCTGTCCCGTGAGGTGATCGTGGAGGCCCTCGACGAGGTCGGTCTGCCCGCATCGCTGATCGAGGCCGCCGACACCGACCGGTACGACGATGTCCTGCGCAAGTCGCACAAGGCCGGCATCGACCTGGTCGGCATGGACGTCGGCACACCGGTCATCTCCGTCAACGGGATGGCGTTCTTCGGCCCGGTCGTCACGCCCGCGCCGAAGGGTGATGCCGCCGGCAAGCTCTGGGACGGCGTACTGCTCGTCGCCGGTACGGAGGGCTTCTTCGAGATCAAGAGGACCCGCGACAAGGACCCGATTTTCGACTGA